A single window of Martelella sp. NC20 DNA harbors:
- the tnpC gene encoding IS66 family transposase yields the protein MIWAPRTVSVPAVAAEYYIAVRKYAKYRCLQGKMVGTPFEPALIRGTTFSNGFLAHSIAMRLDWYLPWYRQERLLEAYGINYPRSTLMRWATTAALGVLDPVWQLMEREARIESWRLYLDESPMKELDPGRGKTRQIYLYALHRDDRSFGGNLPPLVVYYVGPTRSMKRIHEILSGMTAIVQTDAYSGYGRLGTPGTCVAGIKSPKCWSHARRKFIDEFDANKTPEANDVIQIIAKLYAVEGGINGKPPDHRRSVRRKLSQSILDRLRCRLIELAEIHVVNNGMRKAIHYVLNHWEGLTMFVDDGRIDLDTNAVERLFKPTKLLAKNALFVGSDEGFEAWAILSSIVESCKLNRVRVEPYLKWLFDEISCNRGTVDYEKLLPWNAPLEVRQA from the coding sequence TTGATATGGGCACCAAGGACGGTCTCTGTCCCTGCGGTTGCGGCGGAATACTATATTGCGGTTCGCAAATACGCGAAATACCGTTGCCTTCAGGGCAAGATGGTCGGCACGCCCTTTGAACCGGCGCTGATCAGGGGAACCACCTTCAGCAACGGCTTCCTCGCGCATTCGATCGCCATGCGGCTTGACTGGTATCTCCCCTGGTACAGGCAGGAGCGGCTTCTCGAGGCCTATGGTATAAACTATCCGCGTTCCACGCTTATGCGCTGGGCGACCACGGCGGCACTCGGCGTTCTTGATCCCGTGTGGCAATTAATGGAGCGCGAAGCACGGATAGAAAGCTGGCGTCTTTATCTGGACGAAAGCCCGATGAAGGAACTCGATCCGGGTCGGGGCAAAACCCGCCAGATTTACCTGTACGCCCTTCATCGTGACGACCGCTCCTTCGGCGGCAACCTTCCTCCGCTGGTTGTCTACTATGTCGGCCCGACGCGATCGATGAAACGCATTCATGAAATTCTTTCAGGCATGACCGCTATCGTGCAGACCGACGCCTATTCCGGCTATGGACGGCTCGGAACGCCGGGCACCTGTGTTGCGGGCATCAAGTCACCGAAATGCTGGAGCCACGCGCGGCGCAAGTTCATTGACGAGTTCGATGCCAACAAGACGCCGGAAGCGAACGACGTCATCCAGATTATTGCCAAACTCTACGCCGTTGAGGGCGGGATCAATGGCAAACCGCCCGATCATCGAAGATCGGTGAGACGAAAATTATCACAATCGATACTTGACCGGCTGCGTTGCAGGCTCATCGAACTTGCCGAAATCCATGTCGTCAATAACGGCATGCGCAAGGCAATCCACTATGTTCTCAATCATTGGGAAGGCCTGACCATGTTCGTTGACGACGGGCGTATCGATCTCGATACGAACGCTGTCGAGCGCTTGTTCAAACCAACGAAGCTGCTCGCAAAGAACGCACTCTTCGTCGGCAGCGATGAAGGGTTCGAGGCATGGGCGATCCTGTCCTCGATCGTCGAGTCCTGCAAGCTGAACAGGGTCAGGGTCGAGCCCTACCTGAAATGGCTATTCGACGAGATCAGCTGCAATCGCGGAACCGTCGACTACGAAAAGCTTCTCCCCTGGAATGCGCCGCTGGAGGTGCGTCAGGCATAA
- a CDS encoding hotdog family protein: MAHGYLLLSLLGTLMPQILEVKSDRILNYGSNKTRFLAAVPVDGRVRLALTVQETEETPAGLRVTYGVKFELEGAPKPAMIAEILFVYG, translated from the coding sequence ATAGCCCACGGCTACCTCCTGCTGTCGCTTCTCGGCACGCTGATGCCGCAGATACTGGAGGTGAAATCCGACCGCATCCTGAACTACGGTTCGAACAAGACACGCTTTCTCGCCGCTGTGCCCGTGGACGGCCGCGTGAGGCTGGCGCTGACGGTGCAAGAGACCGAGGAAACCCCGGCAGGGCTGAGGGTGACATATGGCGTAAAGTTCGAACTGGAGGGCGCCCCAAAGCCCGCCATGATCGCGGAAATTCTTTTCGTCTATGGCTGA
- a CDS encoding enoyl-CoA hydratase-related protein — protein sequence MNRPDKLNAVTREMTLGLLETLDSADREDGIRAIVITGAGRAFCAGADLSGSAPFFDATDDRDCEFDPDADRDLGGVVTLRILECRKPVIAAINGAAVGFGATLVLPSDARFCSEESKFAYPFTRRGIVPDGAASWFLPRVVGMDTALDWCLSGRAISSEEALEKGLVLTRRLLWTQSMSNTPMSAHMEESRLLKTRSRSSDAREGVESFLQKRAPDFQDRVPEMHPDLMPSQS from the coding sequence CTGAACCGACCTGACAAGCTGAACGCCGTCACGCGGGAGATGACCCTCGGCCTTCTCGAAACCCTCGACAGCGCAGATCGTGAGGACGGCATTCGCGCCATCGTCATCACCGGTGCAGGACGTGCATTCTGTGCCGGCGCGGATCTCAGTGGTTCGGCGCCATTCTTTGATGCCACGGACGATCGGGATTGCGAATTCGATCCGGATGCTGACCGGGATCTGGGCGGCGTTGTCACCTTGCGTATTCTGGAATGTCGGAAACCGGTGATCGCGGCGATCAATGGCGCGGCCGTCGGCTTTGGCGCGACGCTGGTTCTGCCGTCGGATGCGCGTTTTTGCAGCGAGGAATCGAAGTTCGCCTATCCCTTCACGCGCCGCGGCATCGTTCCCGATGGCGCCGCCAGCTGGTTCCTGCCAAGGGTGGTGGGCATGGACACGGCTTTGGATTGGTGCCTCTCCGGAAGGGCCATTTCTTCTGAGGAAGCGCTCGAAAAGGGTTTGGTGCTGACCAGGCGCCTTCTGTGGACACAGTCGATGTCCAACACGCCCATGTCCGCGCATATGGAAGAGAGCCGGCTGCTCAAGACGCGGTCGCGATCGTCGGACGCCAGGGAAGGCGTTGAAAGTTTTCTGCAAAAGCGTGCGCCCGACTTCCAGGATCGGGTACCCGAGATGCATCCCGACCTGATGCCCTCGCAAAGCTAG
- a CDS encoding CaiB/BaiF CoA transferase family protein, which produces MYPLEDVKVIDFSFHLPGPMASLILSEAGADVVKVERPGTGDELRMIPPFAGDESLSFAMLNRGKKSVCLDLKNPRAFEMLEPLLREADVLIEQFRPGVMERLGFGYDAIRAVNPRIVYCSITGYGQTGPARMKAGHDLNYCAETGLLSLSGDISGRPTVPQVTIADIAGGSYPAVMNILLALRRKDKTGAGCHLDISMTRNLFALQYWAVGETAFHGKPPAPSDALLTGGSPRYAIYEAGDGRYLAAAPIEDRFWQRFCELIELPEEYRDDAKDPERTRTVVAAIMARAPVDHWDRLLGADCCCAKVRNMEEAMADAHFAATGTFDRKVVTRDGRTLTGTTVPIDSALSVSSDRMQAPKLGEQNSLLFHSGPKDGTD; this is translated from the coding sequence ATGTACCCACTTGAAGACGTCAAAGTAATAGACTTCAGTTTTCATCTGCCGGGACCCATGGCGAGCCTCATACTGTCGGAAGCCGGCGCCGACGTCGTCAAGGTCGAACGCCCCGGTACGGGCGACGAACTCCGTATGATTCCGCCTTTCGCAGGTGACGAAAGCCTGAGCTTCGCCATGCTCAACCGAGGCAAGAAGTCCGTCTGCTTGGACCTCAAGAACCCGCGCGCTTTCGAAATGCTGGAACCCTTGCTGCGTGAAGCGGATGTGCTGATCGAACAGTTCCGGCCCGGTGTGATGGAAAGACTGGGATTTGGCTACGACGCGATCCGCGCGGTAAATCCGCGCATTGTATACTGTTCGATCACCGGCTACGGACAAACCGGACCAGCGCGGATGAAGGCCGGCCACGACCTCAATTACTGCGCTGAGACAGGCCTGCTCTCTTTGTCTGGCGACATATCGGGCCGACCCACGGTGCCCCAGGTCACCATCGCCGACATCGCCGGCGGCAGCTATCCAGCGGTCATGAACATCCTTCTAGCCTTGCGCCGGAAGGACAAGACCGGCGCCGGTTGCCATCTCGACATTTCGATGACCCGCAACCTCTTTGCGCTGCAGTACTGGGCCGTTGGGGAGACCGCTTTCCATGGAAAGCCTCCTGCACCTTCAGACGCCCTGCTGACAGGCGGATCGCCGCGCTACGCCATCTATGAGGCAGGCGACGGACGTTATCTTGCCGCCGCGCCGATCGAGGACCGTTTCTGGCAACGGTTCTGCGAATTGATCGAGCTTCCCGAGGAATACAGGGATGACGCCAAAGATCCCGAGCGGACGCGGACTGTAGTTGCCGCAATCATGGCGCGGGCGCCGGTGGATCACTGGGACCGCCTGCTTGGAGCCGATTGTTGCTGCGCGAAAGTCCGGAACATGGAAGAAGCGATGGCGGACGCGCATTTCGCCGCGACGGGAACATTCGATCGCAAAGTAGTCACTCGCGACGGTCGCACCCTCACAGGGACGACGGTTCCGATCGACAGCGCGCTGTCCGTATCATCCGATAGAATGCAAGCCCCGAAGCTCGGCGAGCAAAACAGCCTGCTTTTCCATTCCGGCCCGAAGGACGGAACCGACTAG
- a CDS encoding SDR family NAD(P)-dependent oxidoreductase has protein sequence MRTREQGAGPLLAGKVVLITGGASGIGRAAAILAAREGARLFIADINLASARSTQAEIEAEGGTAEALRVDLSDASTITAIIAHLMAAAGRLDGAFLAPGDMEAYNLHEQAQHLYRTRAARVFVAIGMRKDMYDGLPEDLQNVFKEAGNNAMINMAKMDEQLTSEGLEKMAAEGVTIVEPSEEDKAEIRRRLDSMIGEFRENNKDLQDPSVDEVLFSLAALSEKYSDLSDEEILTIWKNDPIDNFLP, from the coding sequence ATGCGCACGCGCGAACAGGGAGCCGGACCGCTTCTTGCCGGCAAGGTGGTCCTGATCACCGGCGGCGCATCCGGCATCGGCCGGGCCGCCGCGATCCTGGCCGCGCGCGAAGGCGCCCGGCTCTTCATCGCCGACATCAACCTGGCCAGCGCGCGCTCCACCCAGGCCGAGATCGAGGCGGAGGGCGGCACGGCAGAGGCGCTGCGGGTGGACCTTTCGGACGCTTCAACGATCACCGCGATAATTGCGCATCTGATGGCAGCGGCGGGGCGTCTCGACGGCGCGTTCCTGGCGCCCGGCGATATGGAGGCCTACAACCTGCACGAACAGGCCCAGCATCTTTACAGGACGCGCGCCGCCAGGGTTTTCGTTGCCATCGGAATGCGGAAGGACATGTATGATGGCCTTCCCGAGGACCTGCAGAATGTCTTCAAGGAGGCTGGCAACAATGCCATGATCAATATGGCAAAGATGGATGAACAACTCACATCCGAAGGGCTCGAGAAAATGGCTGCCGAGGGCGTGACCATTGTCGAACCGTCGGAAGAGGACAAGGCCGAGATCCGCCGACGGTTGGATTCCATGATCGGAGAGTTCCGCGAGAACAACAAGGACCTGCAGGATCCGTCGGTGGACGAGGTTCTTTTCTCCCTCGCGGCGCTTTCGGAGAAATACTCTGATCTTTCGGACGAGGAAATCCTGACGATCTGGAAGAATGATCCGATCGACAACTTCCTGCCGTGA
- a CDS encoding fumarylacetoacetate hydrolase family protein: MRLLSYRTADEAPDYGVLAADGQGVVSLSSHAPSLKAFLGLDNWQEIAAGAETAPATTALADVDFLPVIPDPAKIFCVGVNYASHLKETGRDLPEKPMIFIRFAQSQMGHGRPVIRPAVSDRLDFEGELAVIIGSHLRYAPPEAALAAVAGYSCYNDCSIRDWQRHTTQFTPGKNFPSTGAFGPWMVTREAFGAIGPQKIVTRLNGEVMQDGRLDDLIFDVGQLASYMSYFCALEPGDVIITGTTGGVGAFRDPPVWMKPGDLVEVEIDGIGVLRNPVEGEAPLKSPAW; this comes from the coding sequence ATGCGACTTCTGAGCTATCGAACTGCTGACGAGGCCCCCGACTACGGCGTTCTGGCCGCCGACGGTCAAGGCGTCGTCAGCCTATCATCCCATGCCCCGTCCCTGAAGGCCTTTCTGGGACTGGACAACTGGCAGGAGATCGCGGCCGGAGCGGAAACTGCCCCGGCAACGACCGCTCTGGCGGATGTCGACTTTCTGCCCGTCATTCCGGATCCGGCCAAGATTTTCTGTGTGGGCGTGAACTACGCAAGCCACCTCAAGGAAACCGGGCGCGACCTGCCCGAAAAGCCGATGATCTTCATCCGGTTCGCCCAGTCCCAGATGGGACACGGCCGCCCGGTGATCCGCCCCGCGGTGTCTGACAGGCTGGACTTCGAGGGCGAGCTTGCCGTCATCATCGGGTCTCATCTGCGCTATGCGCCCCCGGAGGCAGCGCTTGCCGCCGTCGCAGGTTATAGCTGCTACAACGATTGCAGCATCCGGGACTGGCAGCGCCACACGACCCAGTTCACGCCTGGCAAGAACTTCCCCTCGACCGGCGCCTTCGGCCCCTGGATGGTCACGCGCGAGGCCTTCGGCGCGATCGGTCCGCAGAAGATCGTTACGCGACTGAATGGCGAGGTGATGCAGGACGGCCGGCTCGATGATCTCATATTCGATGTCGGCCAGCTGGCCTCCTACATGTCCTATTTCTGCGCCCTGGAACCGGGAGACGTCATCATCACCGGTACCACCGGCGGGGTCGGCGCCTTTCGCGATCCCCCGGTCTGGATGAAACCCGGCGACCTGGTCGAGGTCGAGATCGACGGAATTGGCGTGCTGCGCAATCCGGTGGAAGGCGAAGCCCCATTGAAGAGCCCGGCCTGGTGA
- a CDS encoding biotin transporter BioY produces MQNATSLSQSLSGGLVRSFGAIVLGSVLMTLAAKYQVPFYPVPMSLQTLVAIGVGFAFGPVLGSLSIVFYLVEGALGLPVFANAPERGIGLAYMMGPTGGYLVGFVLAAATAGLLSRRFRVRRYRSALVVALSAGAMVYLPGLAWLGSMIGYGRTLLDAGFYPFLPGDLIKAGIAALVYVQAMRIRDHSKA; encoded by the coding sequence ATGCAAAACGCCACTTCCCTGTCGCAGAGCCTATCCGGCGGCCTGGTCCGATCTTTCGGCGCCATCGTCCTCGGCTCCGTCCTGATGACCCTTGCCGCCAAGTACCAGGTGCCCTTTTACCCGGTGCCCATGTCGCTTCAGACGCTGGTGGCCATTGGCGTCGGCTTTGCCTTCGGCCCGGTTCTCGGATCGCTGTCGATCGTCTTCTACCTCGTAGAGGGCGCTCTGGGGCTTCCGGTCTTTGCCAACGCGCCTGAACGCGGGATCGGGCTGGCCTACATGATGGGCCCGACCGGGGGCTATCTCGTCGGCTTTGTCCTGGCGGCGGCGACCGCAGGACTGCTGTCCCGAAGGTTCCGTGTCAGGCGCTACCGGTCCGCGCTGGTCGTGGCGCTTAGCGCCGGGGCCATGGTGTATCTCCCCGGCCTCGCATGGCTGGGCTCGATGATCGGCTATGGCAGGACGCTTCTGGACGCCGGGTTCTACCCGTTCCTGCCGGGGGACCTCATCAAAGCCGGCATCGCGGCGCTGGTCTATGTTCAGGCCATGCGCATTCGCGACCACAGTAAAGCGTGA
- a CDS encoding cupin domain-containing protein — protein MEKVVPIVTRAGAEDKRTAQSDDCVRVSGVSPQHTPATKIWFGKVFNEPGHRSPPHHHKECETGGYVLKGHGRIYFGDDYKEYTDMYAGDFVFVPPFMPHVEVNMSTTEELIWLTCRTPDNLVENLPDVPDEQLEGYRRS, from the coding sequence ATGGAAAAGGTAGTGCCAATCGTCACACGGGCTGGAGCCGAGGATAAGAGGACCGCACAGTCGGATGACTGCGTGCGGGTCTCGGGGGTCAGCCCGCAACACACCCCCGCCACGAAAATCTGGTTTGGCAAGGTTTTCAACGAACCCGGTCACCGCTCACCGCCGCATCACCACAAAGAGTGCGAAACGGGCGGCTATGTCCTGAAGGGCCACGGGCGGATCTATTTCGGCGACGACTACAAGGAATACACCGACATGTACGCGGGCGATTTCGTCTTCGTCCCCCCGTTCATGCCGCATGTCGAAGTCAACATGAGCACCACGGAGGAACTGATCTGGCTGACCTGCCGGACCCCCGACAATCTGGTCGAGAACCTGCCGGATGTGCCGGATGAACAGCTTGAAGGCTACCGCCGTTCCTGA
- a CDS encoding alkene reductase translates to MNERDLFGPVTIGGIELKNRIAMAPMTRSRADFEGNVSPLAAEYYAQRASAGLVITEAIGINPQAHGYPFTPGIWSAEQRAAWRAVTDAVHAAGGHICAQLWHVGRVFSKRNNPLGLDALGPSAVAPAFKIFTKSGVEDIGTPRPMTAEDIAQTIEDFATAALAALEAGFDLVELHCANGYIIEQFLSDEANQRTDAYGGSRQARLKFLSDILDAIRAKAGDLSRIGIRLSPSGDFNGIRHSDPMGAFRDVLGLIENQGLAYLHIIEPSISGDGSRRVAGESEAPDVLAIARAAFSGPIIACADYDRARAEDAIRTDRADMVAFGRPYISNPDLVERLKAGIALAEYDRSTFYTRGAKGYVDYPRLLPAEEDANT, encoded by the coding sequence ATGAATGAACGCGACCTGTTCGGTCCCGTCACAATCGGCGGCATCGAACTGAAAAATCGGATCGCGATGGCGCCGATGACCCGCAGCCGCGCGGATTTCGAGGGAAATGTCAGCCCGCTTGCCGCCGAATATTATGCGCAGCGGGCGTCTGCGGGGCTGGTCATCACCGAGGCCATTGGCATCAACCCGCAGGCCCATGGCTATCCATTCACGCCGGGCATCTGGTCGGCTGAGCAGCGTGCGGCCTGGCGCGCCGTAACCGATGCGGTCCATGCGGCGGGTGGGCACATCTGCGCCCAGCTCTGGCATGTCGGGCGGGTCTTCTCGAAGCGCAACAACCCGCTCGGTCTGGATGCGCTCGGGCCGTCAGCCGTGGCGCCGGCCTTCAAGATTTTCACCAAGAGCGGGGTGGAAGATATCGGAACGCCCCGGCCGATGACCGCCGAGGACATCGCACAAACGATCGAGGATTTCGCCACGGCCGCACTTGCCGCGCTGGAAGCGGGCTTTGATCTGGTCGAGCTGCACTGCGCCAACGGCTACATCATCGAACAGTTCCTGTCCGACGAAGCCAATCAGCGCACGGATGCCTACGGCGGCTCCCGGCAGGCCAGGCTCAAGTTCCTCTCCGATATCCTGGACGCCATCCGCGCCAAAGCGGGCGATCTTTCCCGGATCGGCATCCGCCTGTCTCCGTCTGGCGATTTCAATGGCATCCGCCATAGCGATCCCATGGGGGCATTCCGCGATGTGCTGGGGCTGATCGAAAATCAGGGGCTTGCCTACCTGCACATTATCGAGCCTTCGATTTCCGGCGATGGAAGCCGGCGCGTGGCCGGCGAATCCGAAGCGCCGGACGTCCTCGCCATTGCGCGGGCGGCTTTTTCGGGCCCGATCATCGCCTGTGCCGATTACGACCGCGCGCGCGCCGAGGACGCCATCCGCACGGACCGCGCCGATATGGTCGCCTTCGGGCGTCCCTATATCTCGAATCCCGACCTTGTCGAACGCCTGAAGGCAGGCATCGCGCTTGCCGAATACGACCGGTCGACTTTCTACACCCGCGGCGCAAAAGGATACGTCGATTATCCCCGCCTGCTGCCTGCGGAAGAAGATGCCAACACCTGA
- a CDS encoding EthD domain-containing protein: MIKITYSIFARKDLAPDIVRSRWMDEHGDMVRRFSEKLRLARYVQTLRTPHRLEGVMAASRNQPAQYPFGMAELYWRSREDLEWSFTDADARECYRQLLEDEKRFAERTEWMPWIGAEHVVIDGEVTHE, translated from the coding sequence ATGATCAAGATTACATACAGCATATTCGCAAGAAAGGATCTGGCTCCCGATATTGTTCGGTCCCGATGGATGGACGAACACGGGGACATGGTGCGCCGCTTTTCCGAAAAGCTTCGTCTGGCGCGCTACGTCCAGACCCTGCGGACTCCGCACAGGCTCGAGGGCGTGATGGCCGCCTCCAGGAACCAGCCGGCGCAATACCCGTTCGGCATGGCCGAGCTCTACTGGCGAAGCCGGGAGGACCTGGAGTGGTCCTTCACCGACGCGGACGCGCGCGAATGCTACCGCCAGCTTCTGGAGGACGAGAAGCGGTTTGCCGAACGGACGGAGTGGATGCCCTGGATCGGGGCTGAACATGTGGTCATAGACGGAGAGGTTACCCATGAATGA
- a CDS encoding acyl-CoA dehydrogenase family protein has translation MLPHLINVTPEQEMLREALEGTIDRVSPVSKVQRLDNAKTFDADLHAALAELGIMGIGIPEEMDGSGGGVVEQAIVLEVLGRKATSMAVFMVVHYMITRIIKENGSDAQKVEYLVPLLKGQSKASFCLTEAGGGTDILASMKTKAVRDGDDWLISGNKMWISGASTSDIMVVLARTGEHRSRGLSMFLVPTRAEGVQATELNTMAINGYDTNALSLDNVRVPADAILGQLDNGFPQVVATLNGERINAAAVAVGIGRGAIEVTRDYAADRQAFGRPIGQFQAVQHQLAVAGIAIESAWSMVMEAARRDEAGEATDVLSSMAKWASARAAVDCTDTGMEIFAGAGFDMDLPIQRYYRDVRLYSFAPLNQNMSLNMIAERWLGFPRSF, from the coding sequence ATGCTGCCCCATCTCATAAACGTCACACCCGAACAGGAAATGTTGCGCGAGGCCCTCGAGGGAACGATCGACCGTGTCTCTCCGGTCTCCAAGGTTCAGCGGCTCGACAACGCCAAGACCTTCGACGCGGATCTGCACGCTGCCCTTGCCGAACTGGGCATTATGGGCATCGGCATACCGGAAGAAATGGACGGCAGCGGCGGCGGGGTCGTGGAGCAGGCCATTGTGCTCGAGGTGCTCGGCCGCAAGGCGACCTCGATGGCGGTCTTTATGGTCGTGCATTACATGATCACGCGCATCATCAAGGAAAACGGCAGCGACGCGCAGAAGGTGGAGTATCTGGTGCCGCTGCTCAAGGGGCAGTCCAAGGCCTCCTTCTGCCTGACCGAAGCTGGCGGCGGCACGGATATCCTGGCCTCCATGAAGACCAAGGCCGTGCGCGACGGCGACGACTGGCTGATTTCCGGCAACAAGATGTGGATCAGCGGCGCCTCGACCAGCGACATCATGGTTGTCCTTGCCCGGACCGGGGAGCATCGCAGCCGGGGCCTTTCCATGTTCCTTGTCCCCACCCGCGCCGAAGGCGTCCAGGCCACTGAACTGAACACGATGGCGATCAACGGCTATGACACAAATGCCCTGTCGCTCGACAATGTCCGCGTGCCGGCCGATGCCATCCTCGGTCAGCTCGACAACGGGTTTCCGCAGGTGGTCGCGACGCTCAATGGCGAGAGGATTAATGCTGCCGCGGTGGCCGTCGGCATCGGCCGGGGCGCGATCGAGGTCACGCGCGACTATGCCGCCGACCGTCAGGCCTTCGGGCGACCGATCGGCCAGTTCCAGGCCGTCCAGCACCAGTTGGCGGTGGCGGGCATCGCCATCGAATCCGCCTGGTCCATGGTGATGGAAGCCGCCCGCCGCGATGAGGCCGGCGAGGCGACGGATGTGCTGAGCTCGATGGCGAAATGGGCGTCGGCCCGTGCCGCCGTGGACTGCACCGATACCGGGATGGAGATTTTTGCGGGCGCCGGCTTCGACATGGACCTGCCCATCCAGCGTTATTATCGCGATGTCCGGCTCTATTCCTTCGCGCCGCTCAACCAGAATATGTCGCTGAACATGATCGCCGAACGCTGGCTCGGTTTTCCCCGCTCATTCTGA
- a CDS encoding acetyl-CoA carboxylase biotin carboxylase subunit yields MTKKILIANRGEIACRIIRTVQKMGYEAVAVYSEADKSALHVRLADEAHEIGPARPTESYLDAGRILEVATRIAAAAVHPGYGFLSENTGFSEACEQAGIAFIGPSAETIRMMGDKNEARAVARSAGVPVLEGTPKLDPADAEGILAAGEQIGFPVLVKAAGGGGGIGLRPVEAADKLVAAVQTTSAQAERAFSDPSVYLEKLVRRARHIEVQVFGFGGEGAVHLWHRECSAQRRYQKILEEARPRHLDPKAAQGMLDSAVALARATNYVGAGTVEYLYDDETGAFYFMEMNTRLQVEHPVTEMITGLDLVQLQIRQALGEDLSQELTQGAVRDDGHAIEVRVCAERPDKQFIPSPGKIEKLSLPDLPDIRVDTGFEAGDSVTPFYDSLVMKVIAWGDDRDQAIHRLTEALDATEFEGLRTNIAFLRQLVRHPEFRADRLHTKFVEENIKDLV; encoded by the coding sequence ATGACCAAGAAGATTCTCATCGCGAACCGTGGCGAGATCGCCTGCCGCATCATCCGTACCGTACAGAAGATGGGGTATGAGGCCGTCGCGGTCTATTCCGAGGCGGACAAGTCCGCGCTGCACGTGCGCCTAGCTGACGAAGCGCACGAGATCGGCCCCGCCCGGCCGACCGAAAGCTATCTTGATGCCGGGCGGATACTGGAAGTCGCGACGCGCATCGCCGCCGCCGCCGTCCATCCCGGTTACGGTTTCCTGTCAGAGAACACCGGCTTCTCAGAGGCCTGTGAGCAGGCCGGCATCGCCTTTATCGGGCCGTCGGCGGAGACGATCCGCATGATGGGGGACAAGAACGAGGCGCGCGCCGTGGCCCGCAGTGCCGGCGTGCCGGTTCTCGAGGGAACGCCAAAATTGGACCCCGCGGACGCGGAGGGGATTCTCGCCGCAGGAGAACAGATCGGCTTTCCGGTGCTGGTCAAGGCTGCCGGGGGAGGGGGCGGGATCGGTCTGCGCCCGGTCGAGGCGGCCGACAAGCTGGTGGCCGCCGTGCAGACCACCTCGGCGCAGGCCGAGCGGGCGTTTTCGGACCCTTCCGTCTATCTTGAAAAGCTCGTCCGCCGCGCCCGCCATATCGAGGTGCAGGTTTTCGGCTTCGGCGGCGAGGGGGCGGTGCACCTCTGGCATCGCGAGTGTTCCGCGCAGCGGCGTTATCAGAAAATCCTGGAGGAGGCCCGCCCGAGACATCTCGATCCGAAGGCGGCGCAGGGCATGCTGGATTCGGCCGTCGCGCTTGCCAGGGCCACAAACTACGTCGGCGCCGGCACGGTCGAATATCTCTACGATGACGAGACCGGTGCGTTTTACTTCATGGAGATGAATACCCGCCTGCAAGTTGAACATCCCGTCACCGAGATGATCACCGGTCTCGATCTTGTTCAACTGCAGATCAGGCAAGCGCTGGGCGAGGACCTGTCGCAGGAACTGACACAGGGCGCTGTCCGCGACGATGGCCACGCAATCGAAGTGCGGGTCTGCGCGGAACGCCCCGACAAGCAGTTCATCCCCAGCCCCGGGAAGATCGAGAAGCTGAGCCTCCCGGACCTGCCCGATATCCGCGTCGACACGGGGTTCGAGGCGGGCGATTCCGTCACTCCGTTCTACGACAGCCTTGTGATGAAGGTGATCGCCTGGGGGGATGATCGCGACCAGGCAATCCACCGGCTCACCGAAGCGCTCGATGCGACCGAGTTCGAAGGGCTGAGGACGAATATCGCGTTTCTGCGACAGCTCGTGCGGCACCCGGAGTTCCGGGCGGATCGGCTGCACACGAAATTCGTCGAAGAGAACATCAAGGATCTGGTCTAG